The Amycolatopsis japonica nucleotide sequence GACCGCCGTGGCGCTGAGGTCGAGCACGAGATCGAGCCAGGCGGGCCCTTCGCCGATGCCGACCCGGCGCAGCTGGATGTTCTCCCCGGTCGTGTGGTTGACCACCCAGGCGAACCGCGCCCAGGTGTCGGCGAGACGACCAGGAAAGGCTTCGCTCAAGCCCCAACCGACCAGGATGACCGCGGCCAAGCCGCCGAACAGCACCGTGAAGCCGTCACGCCAGGCGCCGGGCGCGAGCCGGGCGGGGAACGCGGGACGCAGGATCCAGAGGAACGCGATCATCCCGATCGAGATCAGGTCGGCGATGGCCAGTACCCACACCTGATGCGGGATGTGCCGGACCTGCCACGGACCCAGTTTCAGCAGTTCGGGCGACCACAGCAGGGCGGCCTGGAAGGCCAGCGTCACCGCCAGGCCGCCGACCTGGAACAGCAGAAGCGTGTAGAGGGCCGCTCGTTTGCGGCGGCGAAGCGCGGCACCGAGGACCACGAGCAGCAAGACGATCACGAGGCTCGCGTTCGTCGGGATGCTCAAGGCCGAGAAGGCGATGTCACCCGTCCTGAGCACCGGCCCCTTCACGCCGCCGGCGAGCAGGAGGATCACCGAGAACACGGCCGCGAGCTGCACGAGGGTGGCGACGATCCCGCCGGCCCTCGCCTTCCACGGCGCGACTCGGCTCACTGGGTTTGCCATTCTGGTCCTTCGCGGTACACACAGGGGATCGACAGCTGTACTTACTTGACGTCACACAACCCTGTGTGGTTGTCAACGATCATCATCCTCTGGTCTGAATTTCCTCATCCACAGGCGTGACGCCGCGGTGTGAAGCTGGTCGCAGGCCCTTGGGAGCGGTATCCGGGCATGTCAGGCTTTGTCCTGTTCAGCTCCACGACCCGGGGACCTCTTCGAGGCCTCGAGGGAAGGACGGTCGACAAGGATGTCTGCCACCGAAAAGGATTCCGGCGAGCTCACCGCTCCGTACGGGACCGGCGCGGCGCCCCAGGCCACATCTGGGAAGAAGGTCCGCATACATCACCTTCGCGACATGAAGGAGCGCGGCGAAGCCTGGCCGATGCTCACCGCCTACGACATGTACACCGCCGCGCTGTTCGACGAAGTGGGCATTCCCGTGCTGCTCGTCGGGGATTCCGCGTCGAACAACGTGTTCGGTTACGACACTTCGCTTCCGGTGACCGTGGAGGAGCTGCTTCCGTTGGTCCGCGCGGTCACCCGATCGGTGAAGCGGTCCCTGGTCGTCGCCGATCTGCCGTTCGGTTCGTATCAGCTTTCACCGCAGCAGGCGCTCGAGACGTCGGTGCGGTTCATGAAGGAAGGCCGCGCGCACGCGGTGAAACTCGAAGGCGGACGGAAATTCGCTCCGCACGTCGAGGCGCTGACGTCGGCCGGCGTCCCCGTGATGGGACATATCGGATTCACGCCGCAGAGTGAACACAATCTGGGCGGCTACCGCGTCCAGGGGCGCGGCGAAGCGGCCGAAGCGCTGCTCGCCGACGCGCTCGCCCTGGAGGAGGCCGGCGCCTTCGCGGTCGTCATGGAGATGGTGCCCGCCGAAGCGGCGAAGCGGATCACGCACGAACTGAAGATCCCGACCGTCGGCATCGGCGCCGGGCCGGACTGCGACGCGCAGGTGCTCGTCTGGCAGGACATGGCCGGGCTTCGGCGCGGCAAGACCCCTCGCTTCGTGAAGAAGTACGCCGACCTCGCCGGCGTGCTGGCCGGGGCGGCGTCCGCGTTCGCGGAGGACGTCCGGCGAGGCGAATTCCCGGCGCCGGAGCACTCCTTCCACGACTGACCCGCCTCTGACCTGCAAAAAGAGAGCAAGGGACCTTTGCTACCACTCCCGACCGAGGAGCGCGGTAGCAAAGGTCCCTTGCTCTCTTTTCGGGTGGGCCCTGCCTGATCACCCTCCTTTAGTTGTTCACGTATATGAACTTCAATCATGTCCTTGACTCTCATTCGTAAAGAGGCTTAACGTCTAGCCCGTCGCCGCCACGACCGAATTTCGATCCCTCGACGAGGAGGACCACGGATGCGTGTTCGTGAGCGGGTTCTGGCCGTTGCGGCCGGTACGGCCCTGCTGTCCACGTTGGCGGCGTACCCGGCACAGGCCGCGACGGTCCGCGTAGGGACTTCGGAGCAGCTCACGGCGGCGCTCGCTTCGGTCACTCCAGGCACCGTCATCGAACTCGCGGCCGACACGACATTCACGGGCAACTTCAAGGCGGCGAAGAGCGGCACGTCCAGCAGCCGCATCACGCTGAAGGGTCCGCGAAGCGCGGTCATCAAGGCCTCGGCCGGGCGCACGCTCGAACTGACCGGCAGCTACTGGAACCTGACCGGCTTCACCCTCACCGGTGGCCAGAAAGGCCTGATGGCGACGGGCGTCAAGAACACCGTCGTCGACGGCATCAAGGTCGCCGGTGTCGGCCACGAGGGCATCCATTTCCAGTACACGAGCACCGACAACGTCGTGAAGAACTCAGAGGTGACCGACACCGGCCGCGAGTACGCGGGCTACGG carries:
- the panB gene encoding 3-methyl-2-oxobutanoate hydroxymethyltransferase: MSATEKDSGELTAPYGTGAAPQATSGKKVRIHHLRDMKERGEAWPMLTAYDMYTAALFDEVGIPVLLVGDSASNNVFGYDTSLPVTVEELLPLVRAVTRSVKRSLVVADLPFGSYQLSPQQALETSVRFMKEGRAHAVKLEGGRKFAPHVEALTSAGVPVMGHIGFTPQSEHNLGGYRVQGRGEAAEALLADALALEEAGAFAVVMEMVPAEAAKRITHELKIPTVGIGAGPDCDAQVLVWQDMAGLRRGKTPRFVKKYADLAGVLAGAASAFAEDVRRGEFPAPEHSFHD
- a CDS encoding right-handed parallel beta-helix repeat-containing protein; translated protein: MRVRERVLAVAAGTALLSTLAAYPAQAATVRVGTSEQLTAALASVTPGTVIELAADTTFTGNFKAAKSGTSSSRITLKGPRSAVIKASAGRTLELTGSYWNLTGFTLTGGQKGLMATGVKNTVVDGIKVAGVGHEGIHFQYTSTDNVVKNSEVTDTGREYAGYGEGIYFGSAKGNWPGGTPDRSDRNKALNNKIGPNVRAESIDIKEGTTGGELRGNIFDGTGQSGEHFADSWVDMKGNNYVVADNRGSKVFVHDATYGGFEVHVQLDGWGRGNTFSGNTADVQSSYAYGFYLVKAATGNKVCASNKVTGAGKGFANVAATAGC